In the genome of Parus major isolate Abel chromosome 2, Parus_major1.1, whole genome shotgun sequence, one region contains:
- the GJD4 gene encoding gap junction delta-4 protein — protein sequence MEHWDSLGFLIVTLNYNVTIVGKIWLMLIILLRMAVVVLAGYPLYQDEQERFVCNTLQPGCSNVCYDLFSPVSHFRFWLIQTVSILLPYAAFSIYVLHKVAMHMVRMHCLVNECKGNKGLSSHKDVKEICRSAAISRVDCGADNLSVLNFSGAYTIHLFIRTLLEVAFAAVQYFLFGFFVPDRFSCYHSPCTSTVDCYISRPTEKSIMMIFIWGVSSLSFLLSLADLICALRRMTARNQKNKLLAKLCTEKECMLHPPPVQHSSSSPPQNGDGPVANICQTSDGSCSLLSEEEEEAVLRPEGVPQQSASTNLSSSSNKCCVSGDLAVKQQSTEELSYASDHQGTPCSQVRPRAQQDFITDTSLVLRPQIQSPLGVSSSAVQSKLLGFYPSAELKSPDAQSNYSSTSCLRSKKSEWV from the exons ATGGAGCACTGGGACTCACTGGGATTTCTGATAGTCACACTCAACTATAATGTGACTATTGTAG GGAAGATCTGGCTGATGTTGATAATTCTGCTGAGAATGGCAGTGGTGGTGTTGGCAGGCTACCCCCTCTACCAAGATGAGCAGGAGCGCTTTGTCTGCAACACCCTGCAACCAGGATGCTCCAACGTTTGCTATGACTTGTTCTCCCCCGTATCTCACTTTAGGTTCTGGCTCATTCAGACTGTGTCTATCCTGCTGCCTTATGCTGCATTCAGCATTTATGTTTTGCACAAGGTAGCTATGCACATGGTGAGAATGCACTGTCTGGTGAATGAGTGCAAGGGGAACAAGGGTTTATCAAGCCACAAAGACGTGAAGGAGATCTGTAGAAGTGCAGCCATCAGTAGAGTAGATTGTGGTGCAGACAACCTAAGTGTCCTTAATTTTTCAGGGGCATATACCATTCATCTTTTTATTAGGACCTTACTTGAGGTTGCCTTTGCAGCTGTGCAATACtttctttttggattttttgttccTGACCGCTTTTCATGCTACCACTCACCTTGCACAAGCACTGTTGATTGTTATATCTCCCGGCCCACCGAGAAATCCATCATGATGATTTTCATCTGGGGGGTCAGCAGTCTGTCCTTCCTGCTCAGCCTTGCAGATCTCATCTGTGCTCTCCGGAGAATGACAGCAAGAAACCAAAAGAACAAACTGCTGGCAAAGCTCTGCACAGAGAAGGAGTGCATGCTACATCCTCCCCCagtccagcacagcagctcttctccACCTCAAAATGGGGATGGCCCAGTAGCAAATATCTGTCAGACCAGTGATGGCTCCTGCTCACTTCTctctgaagaggaagaagaggctgTTCTTCGTCCTGAAGGTGTCCCTCAGCAAAGTGCCAGCACtaacctcagcagcagcagcaataagTGCTGTGTATCAGGGGACCTTGCTGTTAAGCAACAGAGCACTGAAGAACTCTCGTATGCCAGTGACCACCAAGGAACTCCCTGCAGCCAAGTGAGACCCAGAGCTCAGCAAGACTTCATTACAGATACTTCCCTGGTGTTGAGACCTCAGATCCAGTCTCCCCTTGGagtttcttcctctgctgttcaGAGCAAGCTTTTAGGATTCTACCCTTCAGCTGAGCTAAAAAGCCCTGATGCACAATCAAATTACAGCAGCACTAGCTGCCTGAGGTCAAAAAAGTCAGAATGGGTATAG